The Diachasmimorpha longicaudata isolate KC_UGA_2023 chromosome 18, iyDiaLong2, whole genome shotgun sequence DNA segment ATCTTTCATCTCcttatctgaaaaaaaaatccgggtAAATCGGGGGCGGGAGAAAACTCGACGAGGAGCTAAGTCCACTTAAATTGTCGACCGCTCCCACTCGGCAAATACTTTTTCTGAATAATCCTTACTGCTGCAATCTTGGGAGCTCGTCCATCTTTTTCGATCCTCAATCTGCAGGGTATTGCTGTGCTTCCGGATACTCCGTCCCCATCCGGCTGTGATAGTCCCCAATCTTGAGAAGGCGCGCTTCACCATCGGCGATGACGGCACACTTTTCGGCCTAAACAAGTCAGAGCCAGTACCTCACAGAAACGGTTAATCGGCACTTCAGGGTATGGGAAACTCTGTCTTCGATTTGAGAcatttcagtagcgaagtggtagaaCCAGATCAATAGTGACTTCGCTTTGAGCTGAGCTTTTGAGCCCTTCGCTACTGATTTCACGAGTTCAAAGGATTCGGGGAGATCATCTCACGGGCGTTTATTGTCATATTCTCTTACGATATATTTTACAACATTGAGAAGTTCAAAAAGAGAACAAAGTGGTTTTTCCCAAATATATCCACTTTCTGCTcccgaatgaaaatttttcgatcGACTAAAGTCGGACATAATCGAGGTCATTCACAGAAGTGAATGAAGATTGTTCTTTTTTatccattcggaagcaaattggaaatttattaataacaatTACTATCCTTATTTGTAAGAAAAACATTGTCCActcgttttacaattttttgaaacatGCGGTGCTTTCAGGAAGAAGGATATAGAGATGGATGTGCCATTGAACAAAATACAACACtgagatattttattaataataagcTCTCAACTTCGAGTCTCACCATCCTCTTTATCTTGTCGATTTGGTAAATTCGGGGTACCTTTTCGTGAATCGAAACGAATTTTCCTTTCACAGGATGGTGAAAACGAGGTGATTATTTGTCGACGTACCTTGGACTCTCGATGTCCGGGACTTGCAGGAAATTCGAGCTCTTCGGCTTTACGGGACTGAGCAGTGTCGGCACTGGTCGCGCTAATAATTCAGCCACCGGTACTTGAGGACTGCCAAATCCCGTTTGAATGCCGTACAGCATTTCTTGGAAGACCCTGCGTATTGTGAGAGAGGAACCCGAGAATTTTTAGAAATCTAGAAGCCTATCCTCCGAACAATCGaacgaataaatgaaaatttcctgtCTCACCTGCTTCTAACGCCGAGAATGGCCCTCACCCCGATAAACCTGACCTTCTGCTTCTGCTGTCCAGGAACGAGGAAAACCACATCAAACAAATTAGCGTTGAGTTCGATATTCGCAGCATTATTGAGAAAGACTCTCGTAAAGTCCTTGGCCAACTGGTCGTAATCCTCGAACTGATCCCTGACGGAATCGAGAAGCGGCGAGGAGGGTCGCATGTGCCCAATGGGTCTCCACGAGCCTCTTCTATAGGGTTTCGGGATCTGTCCGGTCTCCGCGTGATTGGCTAGGTTGGCAACAATGTCCTCCAGCATCTGGCTCCTGGTTCTCTCCTGCATTCGCGCGAATTTCGGTGCCGAGTAACTCGCCCGCTCGCCATTGACGATTTTCGTGAGCATCCATTCGCGAAACATTGGGCCCTTTTCGAATATACTCTGCTCCCAGAGGTAGGGCTTGTACGCCCCGACCTCATCCCTGGTCACCACCGCGACCTCGTACCTCGTGATCTTGCGTTTGATTCTCCTACTGACCCTCACAATGATGAATGTGTGTAAAAAATGGGACTTTATACAGGCTGGACTGAAGTGTGTGTTGTCAGCTTCCATGAATACAACGCAAACGATATCATTACCGATGTGGCGCTTTCGTTGCAATTTTTGAGGATCGTGTTTTTCATAGGGCAACATTGTTGATACATGAAACATTATTTCAATGCCACGCCAATTGGTGTAGACTGAGTAAAGACCGGTTAGATCGTGGACGGTATCGAGGCCGCCTTTGTATTTATCGAAACCTTTGAGACGCACCTTATCCCCGAGTATTTGCAGAAATTCTTGAAATAATGGGGTATTATCATTGTTATCGAGAATCTCCTCCTCGGAGTACTGGTTCTCACGCACGTAAATAATTCCAACTTTCAACTCCGATTTGATAAAGACTTGATCTAATTTGAGAAGTTCCTCGGGAGTATCGGGAAGTTGGCCGAGGGTCAAGGGTGGATTTATGTTGACCTCTTTACCGAGACTCTTTACAACCTCTTCGCGATCGTATCTAGGGGAGGAATACGTTGTTAGATGTTTCTTGAGTCGGGGGATgtggagaaaaatcattttggaaCCTAAAAAACTGTAATTTCGACTCACCGATCAGCGAAAACGCAACTTGCTGGTATCAACCCGTGAACGGTGTAGCTGATTGCCCTCACGAGTATTCTGAACTGATCTCTACCATTGATAGTCTCCTGCTTCATACTTAGGATAACGGGGCCGAGATCCTCGTCATTGGTGAAATAATTCCAGTGCTCAGAgccgtaaaaatatttttcatacgtCTCCTGCTCGACAGAAGTGAGCTCAAAGCTCTGATTCTTCTCCCACTGCTCCTCAATAACTGTCTTCTTCCTGGGTCCATCGTCGTCATCCACTTCGTTCTCCTCGCACAGACAAAATTGCTGTCTCGTACGGTTGATTGACGCCCTGTCCTGCAGCTCCTGCTGCTCCTGTTCGGGATCAGTGATATCACGATCGCTCTCACTCTCATCCCAAATTGTATCCGAAGTGATCTGTTGCCGGGAGCACTCGATCCAATAGCCGGGTGTAGGTATGAGACTGTGGGGAAACTCCTGGCAAAACTCATCTGGAAAATGTCATCGGGGGGGATGTGATGTGTTAACAAACTTTACTGACATCAGCCGATGGAAACTTTAGCACAAAGGGAGATTCATCATGTCATTTTGACAGGATTAAAGTTAATTCGAGGACGGCTTCGCTGGATTGTGACCACCAGCGAGTCACTGTAAGGTAGAACACCAAGCTGCTTTTATACAGGGCTCGGCATTCGAACTTAGAGTGAACCGATGGGGACTCGTTAATTCCCTTCACAGTCGCTCCGGCGATGATTTGGCTAAAACTTCTCCtggaatatttggaaaaaaaggaTCGAACATTGAAAATGATATATTCACCTGAACAAGCCTGGGGAGGCAACGGAAATATCAAGGTCGTCGAGGATTTTCTTCGAGCAACTGCGCAGCCTAAACTTTGGGGCTTGAAGCTGCGCAACTGCTGCATAAAATCCGAACACTCCATCAGCGCCACGTCCGCAAAATGCAGATCGCAAAGTATCTGGTTTTTAAACCTAGGGAATAAAAAACTgcaggtgaaaatatttttcatattattcccgggtacgaatttttttttttttgccgaaGATGCTTCAGGAATTTTCAGAAGAATCTCAGGAGACAATTCCGAGGATTCTAAAgacttggaaataattttttcgactccacagggagattttCCGAAGCTCTTTCGGTGACTCCTCTGAAGAttccgaaaatattttcaacaggCGAAAATTTGTCTACGGATAATCCATTATTGAATTCAGTATACATGAGCCTTCATAAATATCACACGTGGCATCTTCTGATCCTCCAACAAACGTCTTTGATTCCAACTAATTGTCCGAGTACTCACCGCCTTGCCCTCTTCTGATTGGGTCCTGTGAGATTGAGGCCACAGCTGTTACATTTCAGGCACTCCTCGTGATAGTGGTTGTTGTCGTAGGGCGGCGATGGCTCTGTTTTTAGTCCCCCAATTGTGAATggcataataaaaataaagataagaaataaaaaatgagaaagacGATCGTTGAGACGGTTGTTCCTCGCCAGCGAATTTTATGAGAAAACGAATAAAACCTTCGATATTAATCAAACGTTACTTCCCGATATCTTCGAGCCCTCATCTGGGATGGAATTTATTTCCCCAatctttagtttttttttcgcgcaTCTCACTTTGGCCCCTCGATCTCGGACTGCCTCCCAGCGACAGCCTAAGAAACGGCTCCGCAGGGTGTGGTCTCtctttcctatttttttcttattttttttcctctcccagCGTGACTATCAATTCCATTGGGGTCGAAAAAATCCTCAATGGGGAGAAGATTCCAACGCGTATGCCCAAGAATTTTCATATGACGGCGGAGTAATCCGTGAGCTCGGTGGAATTAAGCCGGAACATTTTTGAATATCGAATTCCATCTGCGATCTAATTACGCATTCTGGTACTTACATTCGTTGAATACTTCATGCTCATTTCTCAGACCCTGAACTCCTACGTCAATGCTACCTCGGTtgcaatttcaaaaatttcctttGAGGAAATAAAGGGACGGAAACAATACGCGCCGAATTATTATTAGAAACAAGGAatactaaaaataatttcgaatGATCTATTTGCtatatcaataattaatgtcCCCTCCATTCCATGTCATTATGCGGTCGTAATGTGCGGCGATAGTTCCATTAATTGGGGACTTCCGGGCAACGTGTCGAGCCCTTGGCTTCATAGCAGTGTTTATTCAATCTAGATAATAATTAccaaattgtttaattactaTTTTCATACCGCATTTTTGAAATGTAAAGTGAAGTGCGTCAAACAGAGGAAAATGAccaggaaaaaattccagaaaatcAATTCATAAGATCGTCAGAAGGATCAttgaaagatcttcggaagacaaTTGTTGTTTATCAATACATTCGGATGGGAGTtctagagaatatttttcaatgtaaaatctagaggattaaaaaaatgtcttccgAAAATCTTCCgaagaattttaattcatcatTCTTCCCACCAGCAACCTAGTTGACGCGAGCCCCAATGGACGGGCTGATCGAATCAGGAACACGTGGCCTTGATGGTGGGATCGATGATAACGGCATTTTGCCAGTGTATATACGTCACTTGTAATCACCCCGTAATTACAACCCTCATCAACACTGGCTAATAGTCATTTCATCGCCTTCACTGAGATTGCGTCGGCACTAAAGGCCGCAGTATCACTTAAATCGGCCCGAAAAATTCTGCAACCCCTTCACAGTCTTTCTTATCAGCCGTCGAATCAACTCGCCCCGATCATTCCCCAAGCACTGATTTTTCTCGTGACTTTTCACACGTTACCCTGCCACAAGTGGTTGCTATACCGAGTGCTTTCAGTGCTCATGAAATTACTCCGCACGTAGAGAGCCAGACGTACGTCACTGAGTCACGCAAATGCCACACCATAATCCATATCAATGGTCCATGTTAATTTTACTGATCATACGGAGGACTGAGTGCCCTACGTCGTGGTGAAACAACGGAAAAACAGAGTAATTCAATGAGAGATACTGGAGAAAGCTTTTCCCCTTCAATTATCTCACAACACCACAAGATGAGATTACACCAAGGAGGAATCACAGATGGTCGATATGATCACAATCAGCTTGGATTGGTGGTCGTATACATCGGGGCGTTGGGGCAGTTCAATGAAATCCTTAGGAAGGACACCACCCACCGCGTGGCctaatgaaaaatcgaaacttCGCTATTACCCACACTTGACAATCTGACACAATGAGGGGAGGAAAATTGAGTGACATTCGTTTTGATTGCCATTCCCCATCCCTTCGCTGCAGGATTCATTACGCAATTGCTCgttcgattgaattttttaaaaatatatctccACTCTCgtagctttttttttaattgaaaaaaaatattttgatgagCTCTCGATCGATCGGCGATTCCTCAATCACCTCTGGGGACCTTCACCATCACCACGTGTCTTTGCAGCTAACTTCTGTCTCTTCCTCCTCCCACCCTTTCTGcagttattaaaaaaacatcttAAATTTCCCGGgggtaattaattatcgttGAGTTTAGTCCACCGGGGTATGTTTGAGGGAGGAATTTATGTGATCCTCTGTTGTCTGTCAACTCCTGAGCATTGTCCCAGCCGTATCGCGAAGGACGTCCAGTGCACTCAGCCCGATTACTTCGACTTTTATAGAAAAGTTATAAGTACACACGTTTCGACACTCGTCTATCGACTGTTGTGCACCCCCGCGTTGTTTTCAATGAACTAACGCTATTTTGCGCACGCGTTCATCCCTATCTGTTCACGCCTGGGGGGTAGACAAGTGGATAGGAAGAGAGTACTTATGCGCCTGCGAGGAGCCGAAGATTTTATCAGCCATTCACTAGTTTATCATAGAATAGACcgggaaaattcaaaagaatgggCAGACAGGACTTTTTTGAGGGACATGGGTCCGTGGTTTTTGAAAATTCGCTGCGGAGAtgatacaatggggtgcttgCCAACCCAGTCGTAATTTTAACACTCAAACAATTAATTACTGAGGTAAAAATAATCGTGTACTCACCAGTTTGAGTACTGCTGTCGAAGAAGGTACTCGATGTTTCCACTGTCATAGTAGCAAATGTTCCGTCTGTTATCTGAGCTGAACTATCGCGGCGTCCTCGATACCTTTGTacctttttaatgaaaaattgttcattgagACACATCTGTGGGAAGAGTGAGTGTTTTAAATGGATATTCTCggcgtaataattttttaaaagcagtaattgaaaaaataaagtcTTATTAGCTGCATCAAAGAAAGGAAGCGATCGAGAAATCGTAATAGCTTACTGTGTCATCGCTTTGGGAGCTCTGTCGCCGAAAATTTCGACATCTAATCATTTCTTCAGTTGTGCTTTGTCGGCGAAAACCACGGGCAATGAGAATTTCTTCGGTTGTTGATTGTCTTCTGATTATTGGAGCATGCTGGAGACTCCCCGGGCCCCGAGCACAGGGACTCGGATCGCGGGAAGAACAGGTGGAGCTGTCcggagacctgaaaaaaagttatttccccTTTACCATAACCAGAATGACAGTTTAACCGTCAGATTAATGTTCAGGGTGAAGTGTTGGTCACCTCGCTGGCCTGCCAGCAATGGAGGTAGACTGTCGTCTGAGTCTTGATTGTCTTCTTTGTCTAATCGGACTAATGTCGCGTTTATCAGCCGACCTGTCTGGACTCAGGTGGCTCTTGGAGTCACGACGTCTCGGGTATGAGGCTGAGTCGGGACTCAGGGAATCTCTTCTTGCCTTTCGACCTTGAATTAAATCATTGATgtagataaaatattttctctggaATTTTCAATCAGTGGTATCGTACCTCCATCGTCAGGGTCTGGTGACAGAGTTGGCTGGCTTCCTCGTCGTCCCGAGGGGGACAGTGATTCGTCGATTGTCGCTGCTTGTCTGGTCAACCTTGATATTTTATTCGGCGATATTTCCTTCACCTTTCCATAATAACACTGTACAGAAATCAAATCACATCTGCGAGTGAGTCTCCTGGAAATTGAAGACAGCTCATGGaagttgaataataattcaccTGAGTTGTGGAGTCCCTTCGCGTCGCCGAAAGGGGATGAGGTGCAGTATGATTGAGGTTGGGAGAGCCCACAGGGCTTGAACTCCCTGATGTGGATGTACCTGGTAGAGGAAGACTATTTGCAGCTACTGGGGATATAGCTGGTGGTGTTACGGAAGACATTACAATTGTGGGGGTATTAACTGTTGGCTCTAAtgtcaaaaaatttcgagTCTCAGTTGATGACGATTTCATCTCCTGAGCTGGCCTCGACTCTGGGgtcaagtgatttttttgctCAGCTTTTTCTAGACTTCTCTGCGCCTCCAGATGATCCCTCACGGCTGCTGATGCCGCGCTGTCTGTGCTGGAAGCACTTGGTCTCTGATCGCTTCGGTAGTACTTTGTCGGTGTAATGGAGGCGACATCGACGGATATTTGGGACTGCTGAGATTGCTTGCGTCGGTGATGACGACATTGATGTCTTCTTTCGCTACCAGCGACCGAATCTCTTCGGGAACGGGCACTCTCACCCGAGTCTCTCCTGGAGTACTTTGACTCACCTGAGCCTTGAAAGTGCAAAAGGATTATTTACATGTCTCCCTGTGGATGAAGACAGGCtttatcacgaaaaaaaaagtaccatAGCAATATCATGTCGTACCTCTTCTCGGCGTTGGCGATATGATCATCGGCGGCGGTTGCGGCTGGAATATCTCCCGTTTGTTCCATAATTTCGCAAAGTCATTCTTAAAATCACTGATTGTCGAATCTCTCCTCGATTTACCGGAGACTTGACTCTTTATACCACTGTCAACTGAACTTTCCCGACGCTTCTTGATACTCGTGTGACTCGTATCCGTAGTTTGTTGTCTTGACCAGGGCAGGGACTTGGCGATGTCAGCGAGAGTTTCCCTGCGGCAAAGTTTGTTGGCACTTTTACTTTTGTTCGCAGCACCACCACCCCATTCCCTAAGAATATCCGCTAAGCTGGATCTTCGCCGGCGCTGATTGATTGGGGGAGATTCTTGGGTTTCATTTGGTGGTGAAATTGAGGCGCCTATTTGAGCCGCTGAATCTCTCCTGCCAGTTCCTGAGAAGAATATATTACAGAGATAATCTACACGATGATTTATTTGTTATGCGGGAGAATTGCATTTGCcaaatctgaaattttttagTCCCCTCAAAATAATGGTGAATCATATATCACTTTCAATCGGATCTTACCGAGCCGTTGTTTGAGCGTTGACTCCTCGACCTGTTCCCTGACAAGATCATCCCATCCATTGCCACCCTGCCACACCAAGCCAACTTGGTGGCTCAGGATTGGCAGGTTGCAAACGAAGCAGATGGCTGTCATGGTCCTGTAATGATGGACAAGTAAACGATATTCATCACGATATTCCAGGCAACGTTGTCATAAGACTTTCAAACAGCTTCTGCTTCTCAGTTCTACAGAATCTGTAGACGATAATTGTCAAGATGTGCACATTCAGAGACGATCAGTGGTGTGAAAAATCAGGCCATGCAGATGGATAACCAAAATAAAGGGAATTCAACAAGCTCATAGTTGATTTTCAGTGCGGCTCCACTACGAGATTGTACAGTATTCTACACAGCAAAATTAGCATTCAAGCGACAAAATCATGATGACCAGTCTTATAtcgaaaattacaaaaatagtGTTGATAATCATTATATTTGCGATGCATCGCGACACTCGATGAGTATCATTCCAAAGCGTTAATGCAGAGAACTCTGAAATTGGTGGATAACCAGAACGAGGAAGAGaatgtaattttcatttcagcaaaaatattttcatcaaaacAAGAGTATGTTTTGATAGCCATATCTGGGTGATCTTCATCAGAACATGAATGGCTCTCAGGTAAAGCTTTAACCGTTGATATTGCCCACCATATTAATGAAAATCACTCATATATCGCCCTTGGCAATTATCGGATAACCATTCGACCCTTATTTTCCGTTCCCTTGGTTGGCCAACGGTTTTTTTATGTCAcattagaaaaaaacattttcgcgGCGAAAAAATCCTCTGGAAAATATTCTCCGATGTTATTCTCTCGATAGTTGTCCCTCGGAGACGGCCAATTCGAATTTTAACCGGTTGGCGACATAAATAACAGTTTCAACCTCCCCGCGTCAAGAAATATCTGGCCggggaatatttttcgaatattccAAAGCCAAATAGTTTTCACGCGTGATGAGGTGCACGGAAAATTGAGTATCGGCGGATTAGACAATTGATCTCTCTCATTGAATCAATCAAacttattttcgaaaatttattcGACCTGTAGTGTCGAAGTCGAGGGCTCTGCAACGACATCGCATGGCAGAGGGCTGGCCGACCTGCAAAAGACATGTTGTTGTTTTCACTGATATATGCCACTGGTTAATCATATTGCTAGATTATTTGCCATCAAAAGCCAGCGCTTTATCTTCGCTCTTTCAGAGGTGTTTTCACACTGATAAAAAACATATCGGCACATTTCGCCCACCAAAAGTATTGCGTGTtaataattacgaaaatgtttcgctaaaaaaaatatcgtggaCACGATGACGCGAGAGTCAGCATGTGAagccaaatattttattgctcAAAGCACAATCACAATGCGCACATAAACAATTcactataaatttttttgattaattatttgatgggATATATTGTCCCGGCTCGCTCGCTCACCAGGTCACGATTACCCGACAGTGAATCAATCGTTACCTAGACGGGATACTTTACCGACAGTATCGGTAATGTAGAATCCCGCCTGTTTTCGAATGGCTCACGTCAAGATTCTATCGAGTTTCCACATAAAAATGTCTCAGGATTTTTTCGTACATAACAATTAACTACATCGACTGTGGACTTTAACATGATATTTTGgtattttactgaatatttcccgCTGGGCAAACAATTGGCGAtctacccccctcccccacctttGAATTACATATCACCGATGTGTCATTGCAATACTACCAACTGTACACCCCCTGGTCTCTTCCAATTCCACCCTTGTTTACGGAAAACCACTGTTAAATTGATACAATCGGATTAACTCCGCGGGCAGTATCTGTTCCCTTTATCGTATCAACCGCCGTggtattgaataaataaagttCCTGTAATTCCGAAATTTCCCTCATATTGCATTACCATTATGGACCAGATCCTGATGAAGTTATGGGGAAGGTGAAGAGAGGGAAATGATATTAGGGCAACCGCTAATTGCCATTTGCCGCAGCTCGGCAAAGGAAAATATTATCGGACGGGAGGATACAATTTTGCTGCGAGACGTggaaagggaaaatttgaattataaATAGAAGGTCCACTTCATTTCCCGTCTTGTAGTGACCTTTATTGTTAATTCTGATGGACAATCGCCCGCAAGAAAAATATAGCTCGGAAATGTCTTTCAAAATTTATATAGATCGTCGGtccatattttctttttgaaatATCCCCGAGTGATCATTTATTGGCTCAAGATCCCCGAGTTCTTGAACTGAATAGTTGGTCTGCTTGCTTGACTCCTGTCTTAAAATGGAATTTCGCCGTCTGGTGAGCAAAGCTATCGGATAAAAGCGTCGACAAGTGGGACATCACAagataaagtcgatattttaaaCCGATAGTTGAATAGTTTGAAACAGGATCGTGGAAATCCTCTCCATCTTTTTTGAATAAACGTATCAAACTTGATAGCAATCTGGTAAAATCACTGGCAGTCAGGGAGTTTGGTGGGAGGCACATGAGGATCATATATGACTTTACAAGCAAGCCAGCCCAGTCTAGTGCAACAAGTTGGAAAGATCAATATTCCTGGAAACTACCGTCGCTCTGTCGTCTAAATTGGAATACACGCTGCGAGCATGCAGAGATATTTCTCCTTCATAATGCAAATGGTTTTTTTCGGCGAGTGAATCTCATCGGGTAGAGGGTCTTACCCATCTAAGGAAATTTTAAAACGTATTTCGCCTGTCATGCACATCTCATGATGAGTCTTTGATATATGGTACACCTCCGTAGGGGCATTACGAGCTGTACAAGACGAGAAGATGACGAAATAGTAGGGCATAAGGGTTGCAGATAAATGGACTGcaagaaaattgaaacaatCTTGAGGTGAATCCTGATGAATCGAGAGTTTATCTGACATTCCACACTAACTTTGTTATCCGGTAAACTTGAAAGTGCCTTAATCCTTCGAAAACTGCGTGACCATGAGCCACCGCAAGCTCTAGCAGAGGAACTTCCGCCAACAAAATTAGAATCTGAAGACTTGACTTGCACGCGATCATCTCTGAGGAAAGGAAACAGAAGAGGATTTCAGATCTCGAGATCGATTCCTGGACGAGCGGGGGAGATGGGACAGAATGAGACAAGTTTTTCCAAGAAGTCGTTTCAATTTGTAACAATCCGGAGGCGATTTAGGATGTAACCCATAATATGTTGCATCGAGTGAGAGTTTACCTTGCCTTCCACACTAACATTATTATCCGGTAAACTTCAAAGTGTTGTAATCCCTCGAAAACTGTGTGCTCATGAGCTACCGCATGTTTCGCCGCAGGAACTTGCTTCAAGGAAGTTATAGTTAATGTCTATAATGGCTCCtggagtaataaaaattatatattcacGGCCTAATGATGGGTAGGTGGCTTCATGTTCAAAGCTGGCTCATCTTCATTGACCATGAATTACGTCTGACCGGAGACGAAATGGGATTTGGTTGGAGGAAGTACATCCAAAAATAcgtcaataaattcaattatgaTTAATCGTAATTTGGCACTACCCCACCTCAGCCCCTACCAAGCCCACCGTATCGTATCAGGAAATTTTGTCGATTAGCGTATAAGGGAATTTCATTACCTCCAGCTTGTCTACCACTTCTATCTCCCTCACCCCGCCTTTTTCAAGCCGTACATCAATCTCTTAGCAGGACAGCGATGAGTGCTTCTACAAGAGGGGCTTTATAGATTATTTCCCACTACCTTTCTACTCCCCCATTCACTCTTATTTGCTTTCTATCGTACCATTTCTATCTCATTTTTCCAATGTTTATTCGATCGAGTGGGAGGGGTGGCGGAAAAGATCGATATTCCTCACTTGGTATCCCAGGCAGAAATTTAGAATGATTTGATTCCCTCATTCAGACATACAGCAAAACGTTTTTGTCACTGACTCCAAGAAACTGGAGCTTGACGAGACGATATCGAGACTATTCTCGAAAGTTTAATTACTGGAAGAGGAATTTCCGTATTGGAATAAATTCACCGATTCAGCGGAAACATTCGGATAGAGTACTGACTCGAGAACTATCTCAAATAAAGAGGTAAATTGATATTGCACGAAGATGGAACTATTTACATGATGGAGATTAGCAGTCGGTGAATCAACTCAAGTGATGGAGAATTACAGCTGTTGATTAGTGTCAAGAGAATAATATCGGGCCTCGGAATTATTTGGAGGATGATCGATGATTTTCTGCACTTCCGAAAAAACCCACAGATAACAGTCTTCCTCCGGTGAATTTCCAGCCATCTGTACGTCTCCGGTAATTCGATACATGAACCAGGTCCGGCGGAGATGAATCGATGGCAGcgaggaaattaatttatcgaaacTCGTGAAATAAAAAGATAATTTGATACCACAGATTTCAACGTGTGCTCGATAACACGATAAATTAtgaagaaatgaaatccacaacaCGTTCCGACACCAATTACTGCATCTTCCACAATGGAAAAGCAAGTAATTAGTCCCAATAGAGCAGCGATC contains these protein-coding regions:
- the Rsh gene encoding uncharacterized protein Rsh isoform X2, yielding MSSSFDSGILLSEGGYATSSLDVDSPTRGYAGRPALCHAMSLQSPRLRHYRTMTAICFVCNLPILSHQVGLVWQGGNGWDDLVREQVEESTLKQRLGTGRRDSAAQIGASISPPNETQESPPINQRRRRSSLADILREWGGGAANKSKSANKLCRRETLADIAKSLPWSRQQTTDTSHTSIKKRRESSVDSGIKSQVSGKSRRDSTISDFKNDFAKLWNKREIFQPQPPPMIISPTPRRGSGESKYSRRDSGESARSRRDSVAGSERRHQCRHHRRKQSQQSQISVDVASITPTKYYRSDQRPSASSTDSAASAAVRDHLEAQRSLEKAEQKNHLTPESRPAQEMKSSSTETRNFLTLEPTVNTPTIVMSSVTPPAISPVAANSLPLPGTSTSGSSSPVGSPNLNHTAPHPLSATRRDSTTQCYYGKVKEISPNKISRLTRQAATIDESLSPSGRRGSQPTLSPDPDDGGRKARRDSLSPDSASYPRRRDSKSHLSPDRSADKRDISPIRQRRQSRLRRQSTSIAGRPARSPDSSTCSSRDPSPCARGPGSLQHAPIIRRQSTTEEILIARGFRRQSTTEEMIRCRNFRRQSSQSDDTVQRYRGRRDSSAQITDGTFATMTVETSSTFFDSSTQTEPSPPYDNNHYHEECLKCNSCGLNLTGPNQKRARRFKNQILCDLHFADVALMECSDFMQQLRSFKPQSLGCAVARRKSSTTLIFPLPPQACSDEFCQEFPHSLIPTPGYWIECSRQQITSDTIWDESESDRDITDPEQEQQELQDRASINRTRQQFCLCEENEVDDDDGPRKKTVIEEQWEKNQSFELTSVEQETYEKYFYGSEHWNYFTNDEDLGPVILSMKQETINGRDQFRILVRAISYTVHGLIPASCVFADRYDREEVVKSLGKEVNINPPLTLGQLPDTPEELLKLDQVFIKSELKVGIIYVRENQYSEEEILDNNDNTPLFQEFLQILGDKVRLKGFDKYKGGLDTVHDLTGLYSVYTNWRGIEIMFHVSTMLPYEKHDPQKLQRKRHIGNDIVCVVFMEADNTHFSPACIKSHFLHTFIIVRVSRRIKRKITRYEVAVVTRDEVGAYKPYLWEQSIFEKGPMFREWMLTKIVNGERASYSAPKFARMQERTRSQMLEDIVANLANHAETGQIPKPYRRGSWRPIGHMRPSSPLLDSVRDQFEDYDQLAKDFTRVFLNNAANIELNANLFDVVFLVPGQQKQKVRFIGVRAILGVRSRVFQEMLYGIQTGFGSPQVPVAELLARPVPTLLSPVKPKSSNFLQVPDIESPRPKSVPSSPMVKRAFSRLGTITAGWGRSIRKHSNTLQIEDRKRWTSSQDCSNKEMKDKEKPGASLAVPRLSVCADAQKVDRAKLAQTEFDIIEFDPETFGILLDYLHTGSCPLTCSNIPGLICAAEHYDLPDLLQACFHHAKQFLRIEIVCIMLCALENYYWRYTSASELVNMILAFVETRAYQLFHNPDFLTLSESMVQTIMCRGLEVVEIEKFVAMLNWAKNKIKVKTNNKTDAKHEFKCIMERLSKDLKLYRITPHELIRIVLPTRAIKNERILETLVFQANSGMYRNSDSFLEDFQKNVDNQDSFDWGL